The segment AGGTGAGAGGCTTGCATCTCCTATAATCGAGTTTTTTTACAAAAATGATGACCTAGCCGACCCAATGGTAAATGAAAATCACATACTGTATTTTGATTGGCTATCTAGCAAAGAAATGGATGAAGTTAAAACTACAACTTTAAAGATTAACGAAATCTTAGTCGACCTATTTTCAAATGCAAGTATATATTTAGTTGATCTCAAGTTAGAATTTGGCAGATTGATAAATGACAGTACTAAAATCATTTTAGCTGATGAAATCAGCCCTGATAACTGCAGGTTGTGGAATAAAAGCACCAACAAAAAGCTAGATAAAGACGTCTTTCGTTTGAATTTAGGCAACTTGAAAAAAGCATACTTAGAAGTTGCGGAAAGATTGTCAGTAGAGTTAGGTTAACTAAATA is part of the Wolbachia endosymbiont (group A) of Anomoia purmunda genome and harbors:
- the purC gene encoding phosphoribosylaminoimidazolesuccinocarboxamide synthase: MSLNKTIYEGKAKAIIETEDSSTVIQHFKDDVTAFNKEKYEIIEGKGIINNHISTFIMEKLEKAGISTHFIKTLNEREQLVKKLKIIPLEVVVRNVAAGSFCKRFNIKEGERLASPIIEFFYKNDDLADPMVNENHILYFDWLSSKEMDEVKTTTLKINEILVDLFSNASIYLVDLKLEFGRLINDSTKIILADEISPDNCRLWNKSTNKKLDKDVFRLNLGNLKKAYLEVAERLSVELG